In Lolium rigidum isolate FL_2022 chromosome 7, APGP_CSIRO_Lrig_0.1, whole genome shotgun sequence, the DNA window tatgattagtctctcacacttgtgattctaccaccggtctctcactcgtgtgattctacagatcgtataccgatcttcctctcggggattctaccgcgtgtctttctcttgagagattctatcgggatagtggttcgggctgtcgggagtaaaccggaattgtatcgggttgtgttgcgtgcgttcgccgtgttcttcgtgttcatccctcaccccctcttgttcttggtcaattcgtgagatcgggcaacccacatgGCCTTAGGCCCCATCAGCCGATTACTTCGATTTCGAAATGGCTGAATCCGTTAGGAACCAGCTTGGAAGTGATTCTATATCAAGGACGAGTATATCGTCGAACCACTTATTTGTCTGACCAGCCGACAAAACCATCAGCGTACCTCTTTCCCTGAAATCCTAAGTACATATCCATGGACATTGTCGAGATTAACCCTCATCACCATTATTCCCATCGAGCTTCGGGAGCTCTATGCCTCTCTACGTGCTGCAACGGCGCCAGTGTATGCTCGTGTCCCCCGTCCCCGACCTCCAGCCGCTCGGCATGCCGGACTTCCACAGTGGCCCCTAGCAAATCCCAACCCTACCGTGGAATTCCTGCTCCTCCTATGGGATTTTGCTTCCAACCGCTCGAGCGCCTCGACCTTTGGCTCATCTCATCATGGGGTCACCGATTGCTCTCCTACGCGTCATCGACCACAGGATCACCGGTTGTTCTCCTCCGCGTCGCCGGCCGCGGGTACGGCAAACTCAACCACAACCTCCTAGAGGAGACTCGTGATGGTCGAACTCGGGGGCTCGCAGCGACGCACCAAACACCCTCCCGGGCGCCTCTCCCCAGCCATAGGGAGGGCGCATGCGGCGGCCATCGCCTGGTAAATGTGCTGGTGGCCAAGTGTCAtcatggtgaacaaacagatgccatgagTAGGCTTAAGTTGGGGTCGATGTGCCCCGGGGGATCCGGAGGAGGGGGAGATGAagaacacacacactcaaagacatgaggtttacccaggttcgggaccgtcgtgaggaggtaacacctctactcatgCTTGTATGCGATGTATAAACACACTATGAGCTACAATGGTGCTCCTCGAGCTGTATGCGAGAAGTAGAAGATGAAGTGATATCTCTAGAGGGAGAGAATGGTCAAGAGTTCAAGTATCCGAGCATCCCGTGCAAGGGAGCTCTacctctccttatatagtggagaTGTAACTTACAACGGAAGGAGCCCTAGCATGGGCTGATCTTGGGAATCTTTGCCTACATTGGGCTGCTCTTGGCCCGTAGCTTTGACTTATGCCCTTCTATTCATGCTCCGGCGTAACTTGAACTCCTCCAACTTAAGGTACGTCGGTATCTTCGTTCCGGCATACACATGTCGGTATCCTGGATCGTAGGCTGACCTTTAATCCGGTCACCATCCTATTAAGTGATAACCAAGCTTATTCGTCTTACTCATGTAAACCGGTAATTAGTCGTATGACTTGAGCATATTAGCCAAGCTCTTGACCTGGCGGGGGTCATCCCCCGACACCAAGAGGTGTGCGTTGTGGCCAAGTATATCGACGATCGATGCAGGGTGAGATTTTATAGGAGATATAGTGGGAAAGTCAAGCATGTGTTGATAAAAAAAACGTCAAGCATGTCAACATAGACATCTTATCAGTCAGCTTGTCAGATGGGTCCCGTTTGTTAGAACTCTGTTAAAATGTCATCAAATGAAAATTAGTGCAATCTGTAACTCCACGCCTTAGAACCAATAGTCTACTGGGATTTTTTTAAAGCAAAATAGGGGCCTAAATTTTGGTAGTTTTATGTAATTTACTCTGCGTACACAAAGAACATGAGGCATAATAAACTCCTTTTTTGGTTTAGTGTTGCACAGAGACAGCCCAAAATGTGTGAAAATAATGCTACCAAGCTGACACTGAAGGGCATATGCAAAAAGGTGGACTCTCTCCTCTGAGATATTAAATGGACTAATTGTAATTCACCCTTAATCTAGTGACATCCCAAGTGAGTGTAATAAATCCTCAAATGGTTGAGCGCCACACCTCCTTGCATAAAAATGAGAGCAACATTGGTGGTGATCCCACGTTATTGTAACTAACATATAAAATGAATTAAAGCCACTTGGAAGATTATACACTTGAGCTAATGATCTGCCTGATCCTACTTTTGAGAAACTACATAGAATTCTAGTATCATCTTCATGGGATTTCAGATTTTCTATTTCTGATATGGTTGGGTGGAACAAGGGTCTTTTTATCATGTTCATCTCCGGTTTTCATGTGGAAATCTTCCTCTATACCACAACTTATTTATATATATTAGAATTGTTGCATGGATAGAGTTGGGTTTCATGAAGTGGTGAAAAAAGCTAGAAGGCACAAACATATTGTGGTCATGACATAGACAAATAACGGTACTAGTATAGAATATTAAGAAGAGCTTTGAGAGGATGGTACATTAATAATTAAGGAGCATATAAAAAGGTGAAGACATATATTTTTGCAAGGTTGGATGTGCAGGATAGGAAAAGGAAAGACAAATATTCTATAAGAGGAAGAGAAAGATTCACGGTTGACCTTGAATTATATGCATTGGAAGCTTTTGAGAGATGATGAGTTGAAATGGATCGAGGCGGAGATGTACGGAAAATATCTCAAGGAAGGTGATGTCAATACTTAATTTATATTTTAAAGCTAGTGGaaggaaaaaataaaaaccaCTTGGTAGTTTgtatacttcaatacaatggggaTGAAGTAACTGGAGATGATAACTTGATTAATCATGTTCGGAATTCGATGAGGATATATTTGGGCAATCATATTTGACATAGTTGAGACTAGGTTGAATTGTTTTTGAGAAAACCACTAGTGAAGAGAAAGAAGCTTTAACAAGTCCTTTAGTACAGATAAACTGAAAATGTGTTGTTTGATTTGAAACACAATAAAGTAGCTGGCCCTCATGGGCTACCTGCAAAACTCTATCAAGTGTTCTAAGAAAACATTGAGCTTGATTTGAAGGAATGTTCGGTACTTTTCTTACAAGGAAGTTGCATATTGAAAGATTGAACCATGCCATCGTCACTCTAGTTCCCAAGGTCCATGATGCAGAAGTTATACAAAAATTATGGACATATTTGCTTGCTAAATGTAATTTTTAAGGTATTGACAAAGCTTTTAGCAAACATATTAGGTTTAATTATTCACAAAGTCGTAGCATACACTACTCGTACTTATTGATCAAAGATAGATATATATATTATCAAAGGGATTTCCCTGCTTCATGAGGCAATAAATGAAGTTCAACAGGAAAAATGTTAGGAGTTATTTTCAATATTGACTTTAAAAAAGAATATGGTGAAGTAAACCATACTTCTCTATATGAGATGATGCAAGCTAAAGGGCTAGGTGATACTTTTTGTGCAGGAATTCTGGCATGCACCCAAACTAATACCAGTCATCAGTTTCATGTGATCGTATAGCTTATATAACTATTACCTCAAGGTGGGGGTAAGAGTATATTTATAATAACCGGATAAGGTTTATGGACTTTTCAGCTCAGGGAAATAAGCAAGAAATAATATGTAATTAATTCCCAATAGTAAGTAAGTAAATAACAAAGCTAATTAATTAAATTGATTCTCTACTAATTTTGCTTTCCTTTGCTAGCAAAGTCTATCGCATAGATAGTACCAGGTACAAACCAAAAGTATTTGACATGCAATCAACACGAGGTTCATCTTCATAGGAAATGTTGAAAAAAGTATGTATCTTTTTGTGGTAAAAACACGTATGTATTATTTTATATACTACTTCCTACAACCCTAAGTACTTGTCGCGGGTTTAATGAACCTAGACATTTTTAGCGCCTATTTTGACTAAATCCGTGAGTATATATGGCCGGAGGGAGTAAAGGAACGTTAAAACTTGTAGCTACACATGCATTTTCCATACTGTAAATGCTGGATGTGAAGATATATTTCTATAAATACTTTGTAATGCCCATTAAAGATGAGAATATGTACATGGGAATCAGTGATAATATGATGCGTAATCTGGAATACTTTTGTTTACTTGTACCATAAtctgttgttgttgttttgttaGCATATACAATATGGGAAATCGGTGGGATTAGAGCTGGAATATTAGGTCCAATAAAACATTCCTTTCTAAAACGCCTTAAATaacggacagggtgtttctgcacccggtgcatatgcaccctttatttgaaatgcatattaaacatatttccaaatgttaaaaaaataaaaacaaaaatgcctcatgtatactttgacatgttacatgttcacaaagttgtttcagcaaaaaccgatatgttttgtgccctgtactaaaaagacaaatttttggtgttaaaatagtctatttctcgagtcattatttgtcttttttacacatggtacaaaaattgttggttttacgtgaaactttatgtgtacacatagaacatgtccctctacatgctaaaaatttttcctaaattttttttactttttaaaatatgttttatacataccaggtgcacccatgatcagttttggttttccgttAAATAACTTCCTATAAATGGAAGTGTTGCATAGCAAAAATTACCCACTAAGAGGTAAGAGAAAGCATCTAAAAACTCCTGGTTGTGGTTCAGCACTTCAGCCTTACTTTCCAACATATAAGGTTTTTAGGCAACAAGGTCCATCATCTCctttgctattagacatagctgcGTGTAGGCTTGCAATGCTAATTGGAAAGGCAAAATGAGCGAGGTTTAATTACTAGTGTAATTTCTCATTTAGAGGATGTTGGAGTTGCTATTTTACAATATGTAGATCATATCATCCTTTTGCTCAAAGATGATTTCATCAATGGTAGGAATGACAAGTTTGTTATGTGCATTTTTTTAACAAATCCATGTACAGAACATAAATTTCACAAGAGTGAAATATACTTCTTGGGTGATGCCATAGAAAGAGAGCATCCATAAATTGAAAATTTCACATGTGCAACTGCTAAGCCCCTTTAAAATACTTGGGATGCCTATTGATAAGAAGAGACATTCTATCTCATTGGGGACCAGTATACGAAAAACTTGGCAAGAAACTTCCATGTTCGAAAGGAAACTTGCTGTCCACAAAGGGACAAAACTATTATGGTGAATGAATGCTTGAGTAGTTTTCCTGGAGGCACCAAAAAGATGGATGCGCATAGGAAAAGGCTGGTGTGGCATGAGCTTGACAAGAAAAAAATACGGAGTATCATTTTATCAATTGTCAAACCATTTTCCCACGTAAAAGACTATGCTAATCTAGGGGTCTTTCGGACCTAGAAACACGAAATAAAAGATTTTTATGCAAATGGATCTAGAAGTTAGAAAATGCTGAAGGGGCATGATAGGAAGTTATATCTAAGAAATAGCTGAGTATCAATTTTTTCTTAGGCTACTGTTGGACCTGATGTTCTCATTTTTGCAACATATTATGTGTTTAATAGTActttaaaaaaaatacaaaaggaTTACAAATATCAGGGATAAAACTTTGCTCTAGGAAAATTTCTGGGTGAAAACAATTCTCCATTGACAGTCCAATTTCCCAAATTATACAATTGCACTTTCTCTAAGAGGGTCATTGTAAGACAAGTGAAATATAAATATTGAGGTTCTTTTATATTTAGAAGAAGTTTATGGGGTAAAACTGTAATGAATTAGAATAATCTGAAGGACATGGTGATGTTGTGAACTTGTGATCTGTCTGATGAGCCCGATTGGGTGAAATGGATGATTGGCAGTTTAGAGTAGTTCAAAGTCAGAGATTTATATCTTCAACTGAGATCAATTGGGGTGTTTGTCTACAAGTTTATGTGGAAAATTAACGCCCCTCTCAAAGTGAATTCTTCCTCCAGCTAATGTTGAATAATAATATGTTAAGCAAGGAAAATCCCTTGAAAAGGGCCTTGACAGGCAATAATTATTCTAATTCATTACAGTTGCCCAATCCGTCATGTACTGCAAACATATTTTGTTCTCAGTTGGTCATATGACCGATGCCATGTAATTAACCAGTTGACCAATACGTTTACAGTACGTGACTGGATTCAAGCTACaaactacttggatgactgaccatgtaGCACGGGCAAATTTGCATTCTAAGAATAAGCTAGTGTTTGATTGTCTTATTATGATGACAAAATAAACACTTCGCACTTTCATGCCATTGCATTTTACAAGGTTGTATTTGGTGGGAATAACTCCTCTATGAAGATAGAAtgcatttttttgtatttttaacgaTATCTTTATTTTCTAGATTTTTTTAATTATCAACTGGCAACCTCCGACTGGGCTAGTGCGTCAGCCTCCTGTGGTAGACTTCATGGCATGATTAACTCATGGGTCATATTGCAGAAAAGCAAGGGGAAAGAAACCTTAAGGAGGGCGAGGAGAAGATCAAGCTGGTGATTCTAGACGCTGGGTGCCGACTACTGCAAGATTATGTTGATGTCTGAAGTTTTTTTCGATGTTGTAGGGAGATTTTGTCCAGACCTGTGTGATGTtttattctgttttttttttttttgttctaggAGCGCTAGGTTCCCTAGACTCCAAAGGTGATGCAATAAGAGCCGCTCTAGATACTTagcccttttctttcttttttggttcCTTTTGTTTCACTCTTTTAAAATTGTGTGACGGTTTCTTTAATGGAAATTAACGAAGGCGGAGTAACAAAAATGTGAGAACCAGCTTGCACATGCGGTGAAGTGAGTTTGTGTGTCTTTCTTTTGAGAATGCACGGATTGAGAGCTGCCATTCTATTAGATTGAGAAAACAGAACAAGAGTCAAAGTTCTGTTCAATCATCACCACAAAAATATTCAGTTTTCCGTGATCCATGTGAGTAGGCAAGAAAATAAGCTAAGGATCACGTATACACTTTCCTCTTAAAATAGAGACACATGTAAATTGTTAAATGTAACACTGATATCTTCCAACCTGATTCTGGTGGACATACATATATATGCTACAAAGGTAGGATGGCCCCCCAAGCGTGAACATCAGCAACAAAACTGCACTTCCTTCACAAGAACTTGCAGGTTCTTGCAAATCAGGGCTAAACGTGATGTCCAGCTTGGAGGCTAGATCAGGGCTGCTCAGCTTTTCTGTCTAGCCAGCCATGAGTCTATGAACCATGGCATTATTCCATAATATTTGGGTAACtaaagctatatatatatatcctgcaAATCTAAGCTCACTGGATGTAGTGCTACCAACTAAATCAGAGAGCGGCTCCGCCGGCTCTAGCTAGCTAAGGCCCTAACTACATAGTATGTACCTAGGCTAGCAGTGTGTCTGCTGGTACCCTGGTGTGGCGCGTGACGGCGCTAGCAAGCTTAGGGCTCATCCTCCAGCGGCTCGTCGTTGTGGACCGGCTTACGGCGGGTCGCGCGAGATGTGTAGTCCCTGCTGAGCATGGTGTTCATCTCGGCCACCGCATCCCGGTGGTGGTGCTTCGTCACGCCCCATGTCTCCACCGCTCTTAGCGGCCGTGAGCCGCCGGCGTTCACAACGACGGGGTCTGGCGCCTTTCCTGCAGCATCACCAGCCACACGCCCTCTGATGTTCTTGAGCGTCACCACTGCAGAGACAATGAACATCAGACACTTCAGCAAGCCTACTTCCGTTCAACAACAAACAAAGGAACTGTGGTTAATTGGACAGGAAATCTCACCATGGCGAGCACTGGCAGTGAGAAGTGAAGAGAAGAGCAGGGCGACCACAACAAGGCTGATAGCACTAGTCATTCTGTAGTTCATGGTGAACTTTTTTCCTGAGTATGAAATGTGTTTTTTGTGTAGGAGTTGAAGAGGAGGACAAGGTTTTGGGGTTGTTGAGTTTTATAGGGAAAGCGATGGCCAATGTGTGCTACTAGCAGGAGTATCTGGCTAGGGTCTAGGGATAGATATGAGTCAAAGCTAGCTGAGGATGCCTAGAGAACATCTGTTCTGACCGTACCTCCGTGCTAGTCTTGTTTAACGAACCCTAGGAGTTGTTTATGGCCTCAGCCTGGAGAGTATCAACCAAAAGCATCCAAGAGCTAATCTCAGTGTCAGGTGTGTGTACTTTGTGAATACTGCGGCTGTTTTTCTTTGAAATATATGACAACTAGCTTCAACGTATCAACGTGGTCTTCGTTACTACTATCAAGAAGAAAAAGGTAGACTTTTTGTTTGATGTCTAAATCCACCCATGCCGGATTCTTCTGGGCTTTTGGTCGTCGACGCCACACTGGCATAGTTACAAAATTTTCAGGAGATGAGAGAAAGGTGACATGCATCTTTAATTCGAAAGATCATAAGCAAACGTAGGTAGATCCTACTCTTTATGAGTAATAAGAATGGTAAAATCAGATGAAAAAATAATGCGAAAAAATGAGGTTGTAGTGTTGGATTATCGCGACACTTAAGGCTCTTTAGCTTGTTCTTCGTGCAAATACTAAATTCTAGAATGGGGTTTACTAATTAAGCGGGCCAGAGATATCCTCTGGGTAAAACTGGCATCAAAGAAAACTTGTATTTTCTGTTTAGTCTGTTTCTTCCAATGAAATGGATGAAAATCATCACCAgagatttttaaaaaatatacCTTTTCACTTTTTGAACGAATCAAAGAGATCCTTGCTACTCGATGACAGCTGCTAGCTACCATCAATTTTTTTACCTTGTGTTAGTTACCGACCCGATCGATATGCTGCCACGAGGCGCTCTTCTTTTCTCCTCTTCCTCAGGTTTGGCAGGGCCAGCGCAGTGGCACGAGGGGCGTGCTGCCCAACCTCTTGCCGAGCGGTGGGTGGCTTTTGGGGGCCGAGCTGCCTgcctgttggtggtggtggtgactgGTTGGTGCCACTGACGCGAGACGACGATGGCTGATGCAGCTCACGCCGCGCGCGATGCGAAGTCGGGCGTACACTGCATGCACCACTtcaccggccggccggccacgTGCCGCCCATCGTTCGACGCGACTTCGCTACCCTATCACTCTCCGGCTCCCCCTCAcagtttttctcttctttttttcttgGCGATTTACGCAGAAATAACCCTTTTGtcaaactatagcacagactgaccctccggcgaaattaTTTCActtatctaacccttttgtgtggcgcccctctcatgggcgccacacatgcccatgtggcgcccgtcctgccggcgccacacacccatccgacgtggcccgtcgacgctgagctggtgagctgatccgacgtggcagcccgtgtggcgccgctcccatcggcgccacactgtgaaaatgtggcgccgctcggaagggcgccacacatccacttaagtgtggcgcccgagccgcccccagcccgaccctcttcttcttctctcttctctgTTTCTTCAAGACTGCAAGGAggccggcggttcctcctcctcccccctctccccccaccaaatccaccaccaaatcatcagatctgcccggccaatctcttccccatccattcctcaaggtaatccccttcgaatcctTTCCATTCATCCAcaaatttcatagatcttgctagatttggacatgaaccctagacatggaatttTTTTTGGTGAACTCTATGTTGTAGTGTAGGTGTTGAAATTcatagcctcatgtatgcatgtgtttgaaccatagatttgttgaaacctagatatgaaattttacatgtatgtgttgaaatcctatgtatgtatgtgttgaaatgtgtaatatttgcctagcaaatgcattgAAATGTGTTATAGTTGCGTAGTATTTGTGATGAAATAActaatatttgttaggaatggcttataatatggtgttttatccctagatatgaatgtatatgtatgtatatgctgcatgtgtgatggcttatttggatatgttatcatgtatgtgttgctcatatttgttacgAATGGCTaataatatggtgtatttgtgtaaacatgtaggatggtgtggctcctagatcaagagtatgacaggaatcaccgggcttttcatatgacggagaggggaacagatcttcaccctttgaagattcggtaCCATGGCACAGCTGATatgccgtatgacgagaggtacacggagttcatccagcccaccggtcttctcccgttcatcacGCTGGTAAGACGGGGGGGCtgaacatgaacgccgcggcactcaccgcccttgtcgatcggtggaggccggagacgcacaccttccacttgagggccggcgagatgacccctactcttcaggatgtctcaatgatacttggacttcctattcagggcgagccactgtgtatgaacacagcttctgatgggtggcgcgagCAGATGGCGAaccttattggcatggctcctccggcgccagaaaatccaaaggagagagctcCCGCCGGCGCACCTTTCGCTTGGATACGGACTAACTTTGGAGAAATCCTGCCGGAAGGGGCCGAGCGTGACACTATCAGGACGTACACCCGAGTGTACTTGTGGTACATGATAtcgaggactctctttgctgacagtggtgggaagttggcccattggtgttggctcaaggcgcttacggtgttggagcgccggtggagttggggaacagcggcacttgcctacctctaccgacaggtgatgatttgttgtaTGTACCGTTGTTCTATAGTGCTGTGCCTACCTCTACctctaaccaaatgtcttatgtacgcagttggacgacgcTTGTCacaggactgggagcggcggtattggtggatgcttgctcctactttctgTATGGAGCTGGGATCGCCTATCAGTTGGCCGGCCCAGGATACTCAAAGCGAGACCATGGCCTCATTACCGGCACAACCTTGATcgggagccgacttgggcatatctttgggacaatgtctcggagatgacgagcgacccAAAGATCATGTATAGGcactacactgaggagttggatactcttaccgctgagcaggtaaccgattttAGTCCATCACTCTTTTGCAATGGGGACTTCATATTTTAGTCCAATTCCGCAATATTTGTATGTtgcaggtggattgggagccatatggtacctactaccgtattggcgcggggatggctgacctcaaccccaagtgccttgaggaggcgcgtttctggcgtatgcgctgcccactcatatgcatgtggcttgttgagtaccaccagccgcacagagtgatgaggcagtttgggctgtatcaggagtgcccacctcagtggcaagacacggaccacgcgcttcataggtaaatTTTTTGAATCATGGGATGAAAGCTTGTTGATTGAAGAGATAGTATGTAACTTGTTGATTCTTCCAGGCTTGATAGGAAgcagcagaggaagatcacagatTGGCCTGTCCATCATAGAGGCCACgtcacagcgttccaacactgtttggaagcggtACGGAATGCTGGCGATGTGGAGATTGTCCcccacgacttggccgctttcaacaactatctccaaTGGTTTCATGAAAGCACGCGTATCGAGCTAGTGAAACCCGCGTATGATGacgacatcttggacgaccccatcgagttcgatgagctagcgcaaagccagcacgacacctttgctcgcagaggaagatcgacttctattgcttccgagttgaacttcgtggtaatgtattctctcgttagctagtacatcatctacattGGCATGTGATCGCTCAATTTTTCTATAATATGTTTGTCGCAGCGGTctgagatccaaaaaacagctgaggagtgcgaggttgtttGGGATCAGAGCCATACAGATGAGAAGCCTATCGGACCgatgcggcatttcattaaggtatggtcACCAACATTCAATGTGAGCTACTGTGTTCGGGTGCCTTTGTAACCATGACTTCcacgacgcagaacactgcacgaaagatgcggcggttagccaacttgctaggttgccgcgacacCGAAATTGCGgctacatcctcttctgaagaTGCGGAGGTTTGGACTAATTTGTTACCGCTCGAACATGTGCTTAATAATTTCAACTATTCTAATCTCatgtgtttgtgaagattcctgacgacgacACCATCCTGAGTCAAGGCATTGCGAGTCAACGCAAGAAGCAAGCCACACGGtctgcttaccagttgaagccaaggggcaacgcTCCAAAACGATACACTCCGgacgattatgtcaaccgaggaaagaaggttatcattgaggaggatgagacgccgccgcggagatcaactttgaggaagatgaggaacgacgagccgttatcttcagaggaggaggaggaggaggaggaggagcagcaagagcagcaggagcaggagcaacagccacggcagcggacgaaaaggttggccgtccggaagcagcccatcAGGAGGGGACGTCGCGGAGGATAGATGCATTTGCTAGTGTTGTGAACTCTATTTCATAAGTATCgtgttgtgaaccctatgtcatttcgaaccgtgtctctattgctacgtgttgtttgaatctatgtgCTAAGATGTGATCTATGATGCGTGCTATGTGTATGTTCTATGTGTATGAAATTGCTATTGTTGTGTTGAAAACTGTTTAATTAAGGCAAGAGTTGTCATGTTTTTAACACAACTCAACGTGTGGCGCCTCTCAGGCCGGCGCCACACAtcacagtgtggcgcccgtggcatcggcgccacacgatgCAACTTATATGTCCAACACATCCAGGGGCTTCGGAAgtttagtccttagccgttttggcgaggctgtttgtgtggcgccggtgacattggcgccacacctcactgtgtggcgcccgtggcatcggcgccacacaaacagcctcgccaaaacggctaagtcccagacgctttgtcttacagtatgttttgggcaattacaagtgcatgtgtggcgccgatgggagcggcgccacacgggctgccacgtcggatcagctcaccagctcagcgtcgacgggccacgtcggatgggtgtgtggcgccggcaggacgggcgccacatgggcatgtgtggcgccgatgagaggggcgccacacaaaagggttagatgagtgaaatagtttcgccggagggtcagtctgtgctatagtttgacaaaagggttatttctgtgtaaatcgccTTTTTTCTTGCCAGGAGAATGCAACCATGGAGAACAGGAACTGCTaagacctaagagcatctccagtcgggtCCCATCCTGAACGTTTGATCTCCCCTAGCCGCGCCGGTTTGGCGCGATTCAATACGGTATTCGGCGTCCTGAGCCTGTTCCCGCTACACATAGGGGATGTTGCAGGGACACTAGATAGAAGGAAAACCCGCGTCGCGTGTGGCGGGCCAGCATCGTCAGCGATGCAGAGGCATGCACGTGGGGTTTAACCGGTCGCTGGGGCGCACCGTCTCCGCCGTACTCGAGGGAATCCGCAACGGCGCGCCCCGGTTGGAGAAGTCGTTGTCCCCGCCGCCATCACACTGGTTTCCG includes these proteins:
- the LOC124671879 gene encoding uncharacterized protein LOC124671879; the protein is MNYRMTSAISLVVVALLFSSLLTASARHVVTLKNIRGRVAGDAAGKAPDPVVVNAGGSRPLRAVETWGVTKHHHRDAVAEMNTMLSRDYTSRATRRKPVHNDEPLEDEP